The Acidimicrobiia bacterium genome contains the following window.
GAGGTGGCTGGTTTGCTCGCTCTGATGCTGCTCAACGCTGCGCGTGTTCCGGCCCGCGTCGCCGATGGGCAGGTGGTTCTGCTGCGCGATCAGGATCGGACCAGGTGGGATCGGGCGGCGATCGAAGAAGGGCACGCCATTGTCCAGGCATGCATTCGGCGCAACCGACCAGGCCCGTACCAGTTGCAAGCGGCCATCCAGGCGGTACATTGCGACGCCGCGTCCTTCGAGGCGACCGACTGGCGCCAGATCTTGGTGTTGTACGACCAGCTCTTCTCGATGACGCCCACCCCGATCGTTGCGCTCAACCGGGCCATCGCCGTTGGCGAGGTTGAGGGTCCAGATGCTGCATTGGCAGCACTCGACGCCGTAGCCGCCGACCTTGACAACTATCACCTGTTGCATGCGGCCCAGGGGACTGCCTTGCGGCGACTTGGACACCGAGATGCGGCGAGAGTCGCCCTATTGCGGGCCGCCGAACTTGCCGTGACAGACGGAGACCGACGGTTTCTGATTCAGCAGGTCGAAGAGCTCGCTTAGATCGCTGGCCCGGTTATAGATCTCACCGCTGCCTACTCCTAGCTTTATTTGGTGGTTGGCGCGTGCATGGCCATCCAGGCATCCCGTTCGAGGATCAGGGTTACGGCTAAGCCTCCAACGATTGCCCAGAAGAACGGCCCTAATCCGAGCAAGGTGAGTTCCGACAGGGCTATGGCGAAAGCGAATAGGGGGCCCCAGATGAGTGGACCGGCGGTAACACGTTGCAAGGCATTCTCAAGGATCCCGATGACCGCGAGTGCCACGCCGGTTACCAGGAGGGCGGCAGGAATGGCTGTTGCCAGCTGGACTGCAAAACCACCGAGAGCCGCTATCACCATGGCTACGCCAGCGACGGTCACGGCCGTCAGGTAGCGCTGCTCGTGT
Protein-coding sequences here:
- a CDS encoding RNA polymerase sigma factor; the encoded protein is NIPYRVPPDSELPNRLRSVLAVVYLIYNSGADDPERGVLRNEAIRLGRALGELMPDEPEVAGLLALMLLNAARVPARVADGQVVLLRDQDRTRWDRAAIEEGHAIVQACIRRNRPGPYQLQAAIQAVHCDAASFEATDWRQILVLYDQLFSMTPTPIVALNRAIAVGEVEGPDAALAALDAVAADLDNYHLLHAAQGTALRRLGHRDAARVALLRAAELAVTDGDRRFLIQQVEELA